A stretch of the Gemmatimonas sp. UBA7669 genome encodes the following:
- a CDS encoding vitamin K epoxide reductase family protein: MSIRQFIALGSLVNALVALYLHLWKLGLMGSLACSSGGGCAYVQGSPWSWFLGVDVALIGAVGYSVLFVVAIVGSLPRFEDTPWVTRVMQGLIWAAVLFTLRLKYGEFIVLKSFCSWCAISAVSITVFAVLVTLDARRVLRANSPHLT, encoded by the coding sequence GTGTCCATTCGCCAGTTCATCGCCCTCGGCAGTCTGGTCAACGCCCTCGTGGCGCTGTACCTGCATCTCTGGAAGCTCGGCCTCATGGGCAGTCTCGCCTGCAGCAGCGGCGGCGGCTGCGCCTATGTGCAGGGCAGTCCATGGAGTTGGTTTCTCGGCGTGGATGTCGCGCTCATTGGCGCGGTGGGCTACAGCGTGCTGTTCGTCGTGGCCATTGTCGGGTCGCTGCCAAGGTTCGAAGACACGCCGTGGGTGACCCGCGTCATGCAGGGACTCATTTGGGCTGCGGTGCTCTTCACGCTGCGCCTCAAGTACGGTGAGTTCATTGTGCTCAAGAGCTTCTGCTCGTGGTGCGCCATTTCTGCGGTCAGCATTACGGTGTTTGCGGTGCTGGTCACGCTCGATGCGCGGCGGGTGCTCAGGGCGAATTCGCCGCACCTGACATGA
- a CDS encoding TlpA family protein disulfide reductase, whose product MSRRVSRSTLALVAVALACTGLVAQRALSEPRAPQVKDQLGVTQVRDLRGRVVPLLADKTPTIIMINSRTCPWCKKSLRDIGQIAAGQPLPRLTVLTLEGAPFGKPMLESEGIAGARLVGPVGSAADLKASLRQVGTPVFIAVDDTGRVLATVPGYLIYDEMKRWVAVMSGAANSP is encoded by the coding sequence ATGTCGCGGCGCGTCTCACGCAGCACCTTGGCCCTTGTGGCCGTCGCACTGGCCTGCACCGGCCTCGTGGCACAACGTGCGCTGTCTGAACCACGCGCGCCACAGGTGAAGGATCAACTGGGGGTGACTCAGGTGCGCGATCTCAGAGGGCGCGTGGTCCCGCTGCTTGCCGACAAGACGCCCACCATCATCATGATCAACTCGCGCACCTGCCCCTGGTGCAAGAAGTCGCTGCGCGATATTGGTCAGATTGCCGCCGGTCAGCCCCTGCCCAGGCTCACCGTGCTCACGCTGGAAGGCGCACCATTCGGCAAGCCGATGCTCGAGAGCGAAGGCATTGCCGGCGCGCGTCTCGTTGGGCCGGTGGGCTCCGCTGCGGACCTCAAGGCCTCACTGCGTCAGGTTGGCACGCCGGTGTTCATTGCCGTGGACGACACGGGGCGCGTCCTGGCCACCGTGCCGGGCTATCTCATTTACGACGAAATGAAACGCTGGGTGGCCGTCATGTCAGGTGCGGCGAATTCGCCCTGA
- a CDS encoding MFS transporter gives MTRPSSSPDAPLSAGTAPIGAPPIGTAPVVSSTHAWYAVLVLTLANVSGFVDRQILSLLTVPLKRDLQLSDTQVSLLIGLGFAVFYSVLGLPIGRWVDRGMRPRIVALGAALWSVMTLLTGITRGYGQLFLARVGVGVGEATLGPAAVSIIADQFPREKLGTAMSTYMVGTFAGSGVAYALGAYIVGRVDQPGMITLPLVGEIFPWQTVFFWIGAPGLLIALLALSIREPRREAAAAAAAAARLSSGTSASSSASAVGFADVWQYVRSNLRTIGALSLGFAFSASVNYGVGAWMAAFFVRTHAWSIEQAGTLQGVLTFTIGPIGVMAGGRLNDWLARRGHVDAPLRVGLLGALGMAVFAGLYPAVPSAMVAAVLLVPVNLFAAMPWGAANAAIAEAMPARLRGQGSAIYQLVVNLVSGVLGPTAVALLTDRVFGDESMLRWSLVIASIGGMMLASALMLYARAAYVATVTAVRAEHA, from the coding sequence GTGACCAGACCCTCGTCATCCCCCGACGCCCCGCTTTCTGCCGGCACGGCGCCTATCGGCGCACCGCCTATCGGCACGGCGCCTGTTGTGTCCTCCACGCACGCGTGGTATGCGGTGCTGGTGCTCACGCTCGCCAATGTGTCGGGCTTTGTGGATCGCCAGATCCTGTCGCTGCTGACGGTCCCGCTCAAGCGCGACCTGCAGCTCAGCGACACGCAAGTGAGTCTGCTCATCGGTTTGGGCTTTGCCGTGTTCTACTCGGTGCTGGGTCTGCCAATCGGTCGCTGGGTGGACCGCGGCATGCGGCCGCGCATTGTCGCGCTGGGCGCCGCGCTGTGGAGCGTGATGACGCTGCTGACCGGCATCACACGCGGCTACGGACAGTTGTTTCTCGCGCGTGTTGGCGTTGGCGTGGGTGAGGCCACACTGGGGCCGGCGGCGGTGTCCATCATTGCCGATCAATTTCCGCGCGAGAAGTTGGGCACGGCCATGAGCACCTACATGGTCGGCACCTTTGCCGGTTCGGGCGTGGCGTACGCGCTCGGTGCCTACATCGTGGGACGCGTGGATCAGCCGGGCATGATTACGCTGCCGCTGGTGGGCGAGATCTTCCCGTGGCAGACGGTCTTCTTCTGGATTGGCGCGCCGGGACTGCTGATCGCGTTGCTGGCGCTGTCCATTCGTGAGCCGCGGCGTGAGGCCGCCGCCGCCGCCGCGGCCGCTGCGCGCCTGTCGAGCGGAACGTCGGCATCATCGTCCGCGTCGGCCGTGGGTTTTGCTGATGTCTGGCAGTATGTGCGCAGCAATCTGCGCACCATCGGTGCGCTGTCGCTGGGCTTCGCGTTTTCGGCCAGCGTGAACTACGGCGTGGGTGCGTGGATGGCGGCGTTCTTCGTGCGTACGCACGCATGGAGCATTGAGCAGGCCGGTACGCTGCAGGGCGTGCTGACCTTCACCATCGGCCCCATTGGCGTGATGGCCGGTGGACGCCTGAACGACTGGCTGGCGCGACGCGGCCATGTGGATGCGCCGCTGCGTGTGGGCTTGCTTGGCGCCCTTGGCATGGCGGTGTTTGCCGGACTGTACCCGGCGGTGCCGTCGGCCATGGTGGCCGCCGTGCTGCTGGTGCCGGTAAACCTGTTTGCGGCCATGCCCTGGGGCGCGGCCAACGCGGCCATCGCCGAAGCCATGCCGGCGCGTCTGCGCGGCCAAGGCAGCGCGATCTATCAGCTGGTCGTGAACCTGGTGTCCGGTGTGCTGGGACCCACGGCGGTGGCGCTGCTGACTGATCGTGTGTTCGGTGACGAAAGCATGCTGCGCTGGAGTCTCGTCATTGCCAGCATTGGCGGCATGATGCTCGCCTCCGCGCTGATGCTATATGCGAGGGCGGCGTACGTAGCGACCGTGACTGCAGTACGTGCCGAGCATGCCTAA
- a CDS encoding threonine/serine ThrE exporter family protein produces MIPISPLRGALAGRTLPDMADSLAARRFILQLARALHQHGTPANRLEAALTAAARQLGLKAEFFSTPTSIMVGIGDVEQQHVHLLRVEPGEPNLGQLARLGEVTRRVVEGEIAPTEGLALIDAMDREPPVYKPWLVVLAFVLASAAVACFLRVRAGDVVIASFLGLITAAVSLSTSRFESTRHITEPLAAFVVTTMAFAFDGVMRSGNGFLTSLAGLVILMPGLTFTVALSELSTRHLASGTARMSGALVTFLGLGFGLALGAKTGVVLEHILREQVPGAAQFSWTTPLPAWTEWAALLVAPLAFTVLLNGPPRDAPLIVLACAAAYLTSKFAGATYGEELGAFLGALVVSAGSNVFARVKRRVAMVTQVPGLLILVPGSVGFRSVQSLLGQEIETGIQTGFRVAIIGISLAAGMLAGNVVTRATNRIRV; encoded by the coding sequence ATGATACCCATTTCCCCGTTGCGCGGTGCCCTTGCCGGCCGTACGCTGCCAGATATGGCCGATTCGCTCGCCGCCCGGCGGTTCATCCTGCAGCTCGCCCGCGCCCTGCACCAGCACGGCACGCCGGCCAATCGACTCGAGGCCGCACTCACCGCCGCGGCCCGTCAGCTCGGCCTCAAGGCCGAGTTCTTCTCCACACCCACCAGCATCATGGTGGGTATCGGCGACGTGGAACAGCAGCATGTCCACCTGCTGCGCGTGGAACCCGGTGAGCCCAACCTCGGCCAGCTGGCCCGTCTCGGGGAAGTCACGCGACGCGTGGTGGAAGGCGAGATCGCGCCAACCGAAGGATTGGCACTGATCGACGCCATGGACCGTGAGCCACCGGTGTATAAGCCTTGGCTCGTGGTACTGGCCTTCGTGCTCGCATCGGCCGCCGTGGCCTGCTTCCTCCGCGTACGGGCCGGCGACGTGGTGATCGCGTCGTTTCTCGGACTCATCACGGCCGCCGTGTCGCTCAGCACCAGCCGCTTCGAAAGCACTCGGCACATCACCGAGCCGCTGGCTGCCTTTGTGGTCACCACCATGGCCTTCGCGTTCGACGGCGTGATGCGTTCGGGCAACGGCTTTCTGACGTCACTGGCCGGTCTCGTGATTCTCATGCCGGGTCTCACGTTCACCGTGGCACTGTCGGAGCTTTCCACGCGCCATCTCGCGTCGGGCACGGCACGCATGTCCGGTGCTCTTGTGACCTTTCTTGGCTTGGGTTTTGGTTTGGCGCTCGGTGCCAAGACCGGCGTGGTGCTGGAACACATTCTGCGCGAGCAGGTCCCGGGCGCTGCACAGTTCAGCTGGACGACGCCGCTTCCCGCATGGACCGAGTGGGCGGCGCTGCTGGTTGCGCCGCTGGCCTTCACCGTGCTGCTCAACGGTCCACCGCGCGATGCGCCGCTGATCGTGCTGGCCTGCGCGGCGGCCTATCTGACCTCCAAGTTCGCCGGCGCCACGTATGGCGAAGAACTCGGTGCGTTCCTCGGCGCACTGGTGGTCAGCGCGGGCAGCAACGTGTTTGCGCGCGTCAAACGCCGCGTGGCCATGGTGACGCAGGTGCCGGGCCTGCTCATTCTCGTTCCGGGCAGCGTGGGGTTCCGCAGCGTGCAATCGCTGCTGGGTCAGGAAATCGAGACGGGCATCCAGACGGGGTTTCGTGTGGCCATCATCGGCATTTCACTCGCCGCCGGCATGCTGGCGGGCAATGTGGTGACGAGGGCGACGAATCGGATCAGGGTATGA
- a CDS encoding FKBP-type peptidyl-prolyl cis-trans isomerase — MIPTFFRIARRVVPACVVAAGLAACGGDSGPTDVPSNPAVETYAPALGVNIAQMNKRSDNLYLQDLTVGTGTELAAGDSLQVRYSGWLVNGGRFDSGTIAFRIGVRQVIRGWDEGLPGMKVGGKRKLVIGSDWAYGPGGQGPIPPNATLVFDAELLNVYK, encoded by the coding sequence ATGATCCCGACGTTTTTTCGCATCGCCCGCCGCGTCGTGCCGGCGTGTGTCGTTGCCGCTGGTCTTGCCGCCTGTGGTGGCGACAGTGGCCCCACCGACGTGCCGTCCAACCCGGCGGTCGAGACCTACGCGCCCGCACTGGGCGTCAACATTGCGCAGATGAACAAGCGCAGTGACAACCTCTACCTGCAGGACCTCACCGTGGGGACCGGCACCGAACTGGCGGCCGGCGACTCGCTCCAGGTGCGGTACTCGGGCTGGCTCGTGAATGGTGGTCGCTTTGACAGCGGCACGATCGCGTTTCGCATTGGCGTGCGGCAGGTCATCCGCGGCTGGGACGAAGGCCTGCCCGGCATGAAGGTGGGTGGCAAGCGCAAGCTCGTTATCGGTTCCGACTGGGCCTACGGGCCCGGTGGCCAGGGTCCAATTCCGCCGAACGCCACGCTGGTGTTTGACGCGGAACTGCTCAACGTCTACAAGTGA
- a CDS encoding 4'-phosphopantetheinyl transferase family protein, with protein sequence MASSLASPFVTATAQAAVPVVPDEDAWNAVLNQLVADGTLHPIEAAMARGLPAPRRATFVAGRQAMRDALRALPDVAPLAGEAIRRTPRGAPALPEHVTGSITHKRTRAMAAVAPRVPGLHHLGLDLERRPQPADLDRPSIARKILTAREYAAIESLSHDPLHQREQVLVHFALKEAVYKAIDPFVERYVRFTEVELEVTHPGDTQVTLLLPEMANGPTSVRATWQLDEDWIVATAYSVDRNVDRGLDRANAGA encoded by the coding sequence ATGGCGTCGTCTCTTGCCTCTCCGTTCGTCACGGCCACGGCGCAGGCCGCGGTTCCGGTCGTGCCCGATGAGGACGCGTGGAATGCGGTCCTCAACCAGCTGGTAGCCGACGGCACGCTGCACCCCATCGAAGCGGCCATGGCGCGCGGCCTGCCCGCGCCGCGGCGCGCCACCTTCGTGGCGGGTCGTCAGGCCATGCGTGACGCGCTGCGTGCCCTGCCCGACGTGGCGCCCCTGGCCGGCGAGGCCATTCGGCGCACCCCGCGCGGCGCCCCCGCCTTGCCCGAGCACGTGACCGGGTCCATTACCCACAAGCGGACGCGGGCGATGGCCGCCGTGGCGCCGCGTGTGCCGGGCCTGCATCACCTGGGACTGGATCTCGAACGCCGCCCCCAGCCGGCCGATCTCGACCGGCCGTCCATCGCGCGCAAGATCCTCACGGCGCGGGAGTACGCGGCCATCGAGTCCCTGAGCCACGATCCGCTACATCAGCGCGAACAGGTCCTGGTGCACTTCGCACTCAAGGAAGCGGTGTACAAGGCCATCGATCCCTTTGTCGAGCGCTACGTGCGCTTCACCGAAGTGGAGCTTGAGGTCACGCACCCCGGCGACACGCAGGTTACGCTGTTGCTGCCTGAAATGGCCAACGGCCCCACATCGGTACGGGCCACCTGGCAGCTCGACGAGGACTGGATCGTGGCCACGGCCTACAGCGTGGATCGCAACGTCGATCGCGGCCTCGATCGCGCCAACGCCGGCGCCTAG
- a CDS encoding DUF485 domain-containing protein: MPRDIPRDIPPDVPAVVPPAVLSSARALSARRWRVAASLTLAMVTVYFGFILLVAFQPATLATALGDGLSLGIVLGALVIVAAWLLTLVYVRWANTQYDPALAALRAQVAAHHDSARTES; the protein is encoded by the coding sequence ATCCCGCGGGACATCCCGAGGGACATCCCACCGGATGTCCCAGCCGTCGTACCACCGGCCGTACTGAGCAGCGCCCGCGCCCTCTCCGCTAGGCGGTGGCGCGTGGCCGCCAGCCTCACGCTGGCCATGGTGACCGTGTACTTCGGCTTCATTCTGCTGGTGGCTTTCCAACCCGCCACCCTCGCCACCGCCCTCGGTGATGGTCTGTCGCTGGGCATCGTGTTGGGAGCACTGGTCATCGTGGCGGCCTGGCTGCTCACGTTGGTCTATGTGCGCTGGGCCAACACGCAGTACGACCCGGCGCTGGCCGCCCTGCGCGCCCAGGTGGCTGCCCATCATGACAGCGCGCGGACGGAATCATGA
- a CDS encoding solute symporter family protein: MSDTPRFGTPDPVAIAFFGVFIAITLGITWWAARRTRTAEHFYAAGRSVTAGQNGFALAGDYMSAASFLGIAGLVSTSGFDGLIYSTGWLVGWPVVVFLIAEPLRNLGRYTFADVVAARLDPTPVRVSAALGTLATIAFYLIAQMVGAGSLIRLLFGIPYESAVIIVGLAMMAYVLFGGMLATTWVQIVKAVLLLGGAALLAALVLSRFGFDPRALFAAAAAKHGAGVLAPGKLVSNPWDAVSLGLALMFGTAGLPHILMRFYTVPDARAARQSVFIATGLIGLFYLMTFVLGFGAMVLVGPDTIRSIDAGGNMAAPMLAELLGGRAFLGFIAAVAFATILAVVAGLALSGAAAISHDLWASVIRRGHPRPGEEIRVARLATVGLALVAIVLGVAFKGQNVAFMVGLAFAIAASANFPALVLSVFWRRTSTAGAAASMIVGTLSTLSFIALSPAVQVDLLGKPDAWFPLKNPALVTIPLSFLTGIVVSLLRPTVAGTPEQAQRQQQRDHELETKVLLG, encoded by the coding sequence ATGAGCGACACGCCGCGTTTCGGCACACCGGATCCGGTGGCCATCGCGTTTTTCGGCGTGTTCATCGCCATCACGCTCGGCATCACCTGGTGGGCCGCACGACGCACGCGAACGGCTGAACACTTTTATGCGGCCGGCCGCTCGGTGACTGCCGGCCAGAACGGCTTTGCGCTCGCCGGCGACTACATGAGCGCGGCATCGTTTCTGGGCATTGCGGGTCTCGTCTCCACCAGTGGCTTCGACGGCCTCATATACTCCACGGGCTGGCTCGTGGGATGGCCGGTGGTGGTGTTTCTCATTGCCGAGCCGCTGCGCAATCTTGGGCGCTACACCTTTGCCGATGTGGTGGCCGCTCGACTCGACCCCACACCGGTGCGCGTGAGTGCGGCTCTTGGCACGCTCGCCACCATTGCGTTCTATCTCATCGCACAAATGGTGGGCGCCGGCAGTCTCATTCGCCTGCTCTTTGGTATTCCGTACGAGAGTGCGGTGATCATTGTAGGCCTGGCCATGATGGCCTACGTGCTCTTTGGTGGCATGCTCGCCACCACCTGGGTGCAGATCGTGAAGGCCGTGCTGCTGCTGGGTGGGGCGGCGCTGCTGGCCGCATTGGTACTCTCTCGCTTCGGCTTCGACCCGCGCGCGCTTTTCGCGGCGGCCGCCGCCAAACACGGCGCCGGTGTGCTGGCCCCCGGCAAGCTGGTGAGCAATCCCTGGGACGCCGTGTCACTGGGGCTCGCGCTGATGTTCGGCACGGCGGGCCTGCCACACATTCTCATGCGCTTCTACACGGTGCCCGATGCACGGGCGGCGCGGCAATCGGTGTTCATTGCCACCGGGCTCATTGGTCTGTTCTACCTCATGACCTTTGTGCTCGGCTTCGGGGCCATGGTATTGGTGGGCCCCGACACCATTCGCAGCATCGACGCCGGTGGCAATATGGCCGCGCCGATGCTGGCGGAACTGCTCGGTGGTCGCGCCTTCCTCGGTTTCATCGCCGCAGTGGCCTTCGCCACCATTCTTGCCGTTGTCGCGGGACTCGCGCTGTCGGGCGCGGCCGCCATCTCGCACGACCTCTGGGCCAGTGTGATTCGGCGAGGACATCCCAGGCCGGGTGAAGAAATCCGCGTGGCGCGCCTCGCGACGGTGGGCCTGGCCCTCGTGGCCATTGTGCTCGGCGTGGCCTTCAAGGGGCAGAACGTGGCGTTCATGGTGGGCCTCGCCTTTGCCATCGCAGCCAGCGCCAACTTCCCCGCTCTGGTGCTGAGTGTGTTCTGGCGACGCACCAGCACGGCTGGCGCCGCCGCCAGCATGATCGTGGGCACCCTGTCCACGCTGAGCTTCATTGCGCTCTCGCCAGCGGTGCAGGTGGACCTGCTCGGGAAGCCGGACGCCTGGTTTCCGCTCAAGAATCCGGCGCTCGTGACCATTCCCCTGTCCTTCCTTACCGGCATCGTGGTTTCGCTGCTGCGCCCGACAGTGGCAGGCACGCCGGAACAGGCCCAACGCCAGCAGCAGCGCGATCACGAACTGGAAACCAAGGTCCTGCTCGGCTGA